The DNA region TTTGAAAAGTCTTCACTGTAATTTGTGTGGCCACTGATCACATCATCTCTCTAAACAGACCTACAATGCCAGTATCCTCAAACACTAATGTAAAGCAGGTTAATGAAATCAGAGGAATGAATGAATATGTCTAATATATCTCCAGTTCAAATTACCGAGAGACTAATCACAAAGATAAATATATTCCAGGAATCTGTCATAACACTCTGCTTAGCACAAATATGAAGTACATTCACTGAGTGTGGAGATTGACCAGTTGAACAGACTGATGTTGAACTCGAGGGAACTCACTGCCCTCCTCGTCATCGTGTCCATCAGCGCTGCAGTCAGAGAGAAAGGCATTTGTGACTTCCAATCTGCCAACACAAGTCCATCCCCAAAAGGTTGTCTTGGTTACGTGAAAAGCCATCAATTAAGGAGCAAAATTTCTCCTGGTCCATCTGCATGGTCTCATTGCCTAGCAACAGCACAGAGAGTGTGGATTCATGCAAGGCTGCCTGGGTGTGCGGGAATGTGTTCTCCAACAGCCATTAGATGAATGACAAATGACCAGTCTTCCCACCGAAGGTCATTTACAAAATGTTCATGAGGAGAGCACCTTTTTGCAAACAACCTGAGGTCAATGGCTGAAATGACATTTCTTCCACCTGTTATCCAGACATGAGTAGGTTTCTTAAATGTAGAGCCTTCAATCCCTTCATCCATGAAACATGTAGTTACTATCTGATTGACTAATATGATAGCCTTATATCTGAAAAGAAGCTATATGGcttattttaattaagctaCTACTTTGAATAGTCTATCTTTGTTCGAGCCAAAATGATGGCGGGTGTCTATGTTCTGTGATCACTAGAGCAAAGACAGAGCCGGTAACAGTGTTCCTCTTAAGGGAAGAGCATGGAAGTGATGCTGGTGGTTTGACTGCCCCTGTTGTTTATGTCTGTTGAAATGCAGGTACATGCAGTGAATATCAAATACGGTCCACTGCACAGCAATGGTGACCGTGCCTATGTATCAGACGCTTGTAATCAGACCCCACTTGTGTCAGTAGTCAGCAAAGGAGGATTAATTTCTGAGCTATAAACAGTACTGCAACATATACCTGTGTTCAAAGTGACACATTTATCTCTGCATCTGGTTAATGATCATATATCTTGGTCCAAATATACTCAAGAACAGAGAGACATCCTGAACTCTTCTGCCAGGGCTAATCTTAACATGAAACACAGAGGAACTTGGGATTGTGATTCACAGCAATTTACTGCATCAACTTCATAAAGTATGGGAAGCCTCATCAACTCTGCAGAAAATGTGGCCGGCCTTTTTTATAGCTTCTGCATTGTTCATCGATTGAAATGATGTCAGGTTTAAACAGTGCCTGAGGGACACATCTGAGAATGAGATAAGGAATGGCTACAAACGCCGACTGAAAGCGCCTGTAATGCTGTTGAATGCAAATTTCAGCGATAATGAAAACCAGAAACAAAACAGACTATAACTGTTATTCGTGTGTCACCGATTTGTTCAGCAAGATCCGAAGTCAAATAGACATCCCTCTGTCAGAACAATTCACTGCTCTGTTATCGAGTTGGAAAAGTGGCACGTTTTGATAGCCTACAGATGAAGACCGACTGCGCTGTTCTTAAAGCCATGAAGCCTTTTTGCCAGTGTAAAACAAATTCGCATTCTTGTCATGACACCAAGTgattaagtaggcctaatgaaacACAGGCTACTAATTCCATCTGTTGTGTATGACAAGTAGTTCTATATGGATTGTAACTGAGGACAAATCCAAATCACTAACAGTTCACACTCCCACACGTTTCATTCCCCCGCCCTTCAGCTCACTGAGCATCATCAGCACCATGAgaaactgaacagcgacagcaTTGTCACCAGGGAGGCAGTGCACCGAGGCTATATATTTGTGACCAAAAACGACTGTCCTTCGAAGATATAGCCAACGTTAAAATGCAACGAGTCTTCAGATTCAAGACTTGGAAGCACAAGCTGAGGATATGTCATTGTATTCGTATCTGGACGTGTCGACTGTGTGAAGCGGCTGAGCTCCAGGAAAACATTTGATAAACAGGAGCAGGAGATCTCCTTTAGGCTTCGCTCTCATGTAGCTTATGTCCAGAGATATCtcgttttgttttctttcccgATAGATGTAGCAAAATCGCCGGTTTTCTGTGCCGAAGAAAGGGTGGACACAGTAGTCTAACCTCCGCCGAATCAACAAGCATTACGACCGTcgcaagtagcctaaaaggaAGCGACCCGCCACACCTGACTCGCCTGATTCCCCGCTAAGATAGTGACATGACAGCACGCGCCAGGAAGAAGAGGATAGAGCGAGAAGATATCTGCAAAAGGACACGCAAATGTTTTGAGGAGGGTAACCAAGTGAACGAGGATATTCGAGTCCGGGGAGCCGTCTGCTGCGGCGAGAGGCTATCACAGAGCGCAGTGCAGCACAGGCGTGGAGACATCGGTGGGCAACTGAGAATAGCGTTTTGTCAACCACAAAAACCTGATCAATATCTCCCTcttcaatgaaaaaaaataagcgcACCGGTATACATAGCTTGTTTCTTCACTATCTTATTCGCAAGTCAAAATACTGCagaaaaatgcaaaacaaagaGGATATATGTGAATATAAACTGAGCAGGTAATAAGCAAATTCCATTGGATGAATGAACTTGTGTTGTCAATTGGATGGAAAGTGGTCAGGATTGATGTGTATTTTGCCAAACTCGAAAGCTGTTCAGTCCTGGTCTGTTCCCTTGGCTCTCTCGCTTGTAGCCATGGGTTGCATCCAAAGCATCGCCTGTAAGTCTCGTATCAAACGCGAGAATATAGTTGTCTATGATGTTTTGGCAACCATAGACCACACTCCGACAGTGATTGAGGAGAACTCTCCTATAGTGCTGCGCTACAAAACGCCGTATTTCAAGGCCTCAGCTCGGGTTGTGATGCCTCCGATCCCCAGGAACGAGACCTGGGTTGTTGGTTGGATTCAAGCGTGCACACAGATGGAATTTTACAACACTTATGGGGACATTGGCATGTAAGTGTCCATCACGGTCATTCACCCTGTCGTTATTcagttatattattatttagacTTTAGTTTCTCAGCTAAATGTTAGACTATGCAGCCCCACAGCAGATCAGAGACCATCTCAGGTGGCCTAACTTGTGCGGTTACAAGGTACATGGATACTGATATGCAGCCAGAAATGGTTTGGGTttgcagaaatgtgtgtgtgtgtgtgtgtgtgtgtgtgtttgtgtgcgtgcgcgcataACTAAGTGGGCTCAAGTGGTTTTGTCCTAATCACTCACTTTGCTGTTCTTTCACTCAAACACCCACTAATTGATTTTTACACACAGGCGAAGCCATTGGATAAAAATAGAAGGTCTGACGACAGGAGGCAAATTCTTGAATGTTTTGGCGGCCTTTGCCACAATGAttaagaaaagatagagagaggggaacacACTGACGTACTCCTACGCTCCAACTTCTGGCTGCATGGACAGAATcccagtggggggaggggaAGAATATAGATAGAAcaaaatcacactcacacacactctgacgaGAGCCGTTAAGCACAAGCTGCTCTGATGATACCTCAGGGGGTGTTGTTCGTTCTGGAGGTGGAGACATATGCATAGGGGTATTTAATCCAATCTGGGGTGCGGGCGAACAGTCTGGAGAACCGAGGGACCGAGGGACAGATGGCGCTCAGATAAAGAGGTCCACTCAACCACCAGGGTCACAGTTGAAGATACAGATTGAGCTCTCGTGGCACTGATGAAACCCAAAGACCTGTTGAGGTAATGTTTGGGCCAAATCAACATATCAGTGTAATAACATGTATATTGTGCTGCTTAAAGTCACAAACAATATGCTTTATCTAAAAATAGATGGTGTGAAAAGAAATGTCCAATCAGACCTGCTCAGCAAATCACCTATAGTTATTGTAGGCTATTTGACAAATTTACTAGAATGGCAATATGAGTTAACTTTGTACTGCTCTGGTTAAAGTCTACAATCTTGTAAAAAAATATCCTTCAATAATCtaaacacaatgaaaatacagtagcctatctaTTCCCAGATGACCCTGGGCAGATTTGTGTGATCCATGCACTGTTTTGTAATTATATCTGTACACCTGAACAAAGACTTGATAGAATCAGGCTCATAGATGTTGGGAACTCTTGAGCATATCTTTAACAGGGTTCACTGAGAAACTTCACATAAGGGCTCACTGAAAAACTTCACATAAGGGCAACAACTaacaattattattttaacaGTTGATTAATCTGTCACTTATTTTCTGAATTAATTGATTATTTGGTCTACACCATGTCAGAAATGGTGAAAaatatcagtaggcctatttcccAAAGCCCAACATGACACCCTTAAATACTTGTTCCGTCCACATGTCAAAGATATTCAGTTTTCTGTAAACCAGAACACATTCAAGGTGGAATCAGATTGAAAACCTACTCATGGATTAAACATTACCAAAATAGTTGGCTATTGTTTTAATGGATAACTACATCGATTAATTGTTgcagcctaggcctacagcaatCTGTGCTGCAACGTGCAGTTAAAACTTAACTGATTAACATAGTTAGATTGGTATGTAGGGTAGGCCCATTCTACCTTTCACTATACCCACGCTTTATTGGAATGTCCTTCAGGACATTAAGAGTCTGGCACGTAAttgcatgtaggcctattctgtTATTTTTTGCGTCTTTACAATGAATGTTCTTCCTCCTCAAAAGGTCTAGCTGGGAGCTTCCCGAGCTGCGTGAAGGTCTGGTGCGAGCCATCAGCGACTCAGACGGCGTCAGCTACCCTTGGTACGGCAACACCACAGAGACGGTGACGCTAGCCGGTCCCACAGCCAAACCATCGCGCTTCACCGTCAGCATGAACGACAACTTCTACCCCAGCGTGACCTGGGCCGTGCCCGTAAGTGACAGCAACGTGCCGCTGCTCACGCACATCAAGCGGGACCAGAGCTTCACCACCTGGCTAGTGGCGCTCAATGCCGGCACCCGCGAGAAAATCCTGCTACAGACTATCAAGTGGCGTATGAGGGTGGACATTACTGTTGACCCCTCCAAGCCCCTGGGCTCTCGGGCGCGTCTCATAGGCCGGCCACATCAGGACCAACCACGGGTCCTCACCCGGATGGAGCCCATCCCGCCTAACGCCATGGGCCGGCCGAATGCAAACGACGCTCAGGTGCTGATGTGGAGACCGAAGAGAGGGCCGCCACTGGTGGTGATACCCTCCAAATGAACCGCGGGAGGTGGGATAAAACCAGGAAGAGCCTTGAAAAGAGACCTTTTTTGACTTGGGAGGCCAGGCGACAGAGGGCAACTGCCTTAAATCCACACTACTGCCTTCAAACCTTACAGGCCACCTGGGTACTAGTGACATTCAAAATAGGACCACTGCCTTAAAATCTCTTCCTGGGAGCCCAAAGTGCTCTTGAACTGCACACGCTGATTGTGAGTGGACATAATTGACTGCCTTGCACAAATGTGGCTAAATGTGGGATAGCATTCAAATCAACTTGGCCACTGCTGCAAGGCAGTCAGCACACAGAGAATAATTGGCCAGTAAAGATCGATTGGGATAGCGTCATGCTATTAAATTTGATGATGGTTAGATCATAATGGGATAGACTTATTTTAAATCAGATTGCCACTGGGTCAAAGACATACTTCTAGTATTCAAAAAGACATCCAGGAAAAAAGGCCTGTTTATCCCTGAACATATATTCTCAAGATACCACATACAGCATTTGAAAGATGTTTTAGGCTTTGAAGTCCACAGGTAGCTAGTGGAAGGCAGCTATTCTGGCGCTTACATATGATCTCACCTGGGAGGTGCACATGACTGAGGAAGGGGAAGTAAGGTGCACTGAGAGAAAGGGAATAGTCCCCTCGCTCCTTATTATTGAGCTGGCTGCAGACAagccaaaagacacacacagagacacacacacacacaaacacatcttggTGTCAACCATCAGGATTACTTATCATTCAAACCTGCACAATAAAACAAAGGGGGAAATGTATGTATCAGTCATTTCTATACGGTTGGAGATTTACACAGAGCAGATGtcggattgtgtgtgtgtatgaacagtccCCTGAAGTACATGTATCAAAGCAGTTGGGTTTCAGGCACCTCAAACCTCCTTTAAAAAAATGGATGTtgggataaatgttttttttttttttttttttttttttgcaaactagccacaaacaagacaaaaaaaaaaaacgtctcgCATGTATAaggcaggcttgtgcaaaattccagaattgaattgaaactggctcttaaattcttTTAAAGGctctttaattttatttatttatatatatataaatataaaatatgtatcataATATCGATATAATTATCATTATAATGATATCGTGATATTATAATGATAtcgtatacatacatacatacatacatacatacatacatacatacatacatacatacatacatacatacatacatacatacatacatacatacatacatacatacatacatacatacatacatacatacatacatacatacatacatacatacatacatacatacatacatacatacatacatacatacatacatacatacatacatacatacatacatacatacatacatacatacatac from Alosa alosa isolate M-15738 ecotype Scorff River chromosome 9, AALO_Geno_1.1, whole genome shotgun sequence includes:
- the fam78bb gene encoding protein FAM78B isoform X1, producing the protein MNLCCQLDGKWSGLMCILPNSKAVQSWSVPLALSLVAMGCIQSIACKSRIKRENIVVYDVLATIDHTPTVIEENSPIVLRYKTPYFKASARVVMPPIPRNETWVVGWIQACTQMEFYNTYGDIGMSSWELPELREGLVRAISDSDGVSYPWYGNTTETVTLAGPTAKPSRFTVSMNDNFYPSVTWAVPVSDSNVPLLTHIKRDQSFTTWLVALNAGTREKILLQTIKWRMRVDITVDPSKPLGSRARLIGRPHQDQPRVLTRMEPIPPNAMGRPNANDAQVLMWRPKRGPPLVVIPSK
- the fam78bb gene encoding protein FAM78B isoform X2 yields the protein MNDNFYPSVTWAVPVSDSNVPLLTHIKRDQSFTTWLVALNAGTREKILLQTIKWRMRVDITVDPSKPLGSRARLIGRPHQDQPRVLTRMEPIPPNAMGRPNANDAQVLMWRPKRGPPLVVIPSK